The proteins below are encoded in one region of Clostridium estertheticum:
- a CDS encoding class I SAM-dependent rRNA methyltransferase — MACKFYLYKGRGRNSENGHLWIYANEIEKFDGEYENGDIIEVYNFRNEFIGKGYINDVSKIAIRIMTRDIHEEIDEEFFRKRLHAAWEYRKTVIDTSSCRFLFGEADFVPGMIIDKYEDYYVIQSLALGIDKYKSIVVKLLTDEYGAKGVYERSDAKVRELEGMEQTKGFLTEPFDTTIEIIENGVKYDVDIENGQKTGFFLDQKENRAAIQRLCKGADVLDCFTHTGSFALNAGIAGAKSVLGVDISEYAVEFSRKNAELNGLSETVKFECHNAFDILREWSREEKRQYDVVILDPPAFTKSRSTIDGATRGYKEINLRGMKLVKPGGYLVTCSCSHFMKPEMFADTIADAAIDAKRTLRQVEFRTQAADHPILWNSDESYYLKFYIFQVV; from the coding sequence ATGGCTTGTAAATTTTACTTATATAAAGGTAGAGGTAGAAATTCAGAAAATGGGCATCTTTGGATATATGCTAATGAAATTGAAAAATTTGATGGTGAATATGAAAACGGAGACATAATTGAAGTATATAATTTTAGAAATGAGTTTATAGGAAAGGGTTATATAAATGATGTTTCTAAAATTGCCATAAGAATAATGACAAGAGATATTCACGAAGAAATAGATGAAGAGTTTTTCAGAAAGAGGCTTCACGCTGCATGGGAATATAGAAAAACAGTTATAGATACTTCAAGCTGTAGATTTTTATTTGGAGAAGCGGATTTTGTACCAGGCATGATAATAGACAAATATGAAGACTATTATGTTATTCAATCCTTAGCTCTTGGAATAGATAAATATAAAAGTATAGTAGTTAAGCTATTAACAGATGAATATGGTGCAAAGGGTGTATATGAGAGAAGCGATGCTAAAGTACGTGAGCTCGAGGGAATGGAGCAAACAAAAGGATTTTTAACAGAGCCTTTTGATACCACTATAGAAATCATTGAAAACGGAGTTAAATATGACGTTGACATTGAAAATGGTCAAAAGACCGGATTTTTCTTAGATCAAAAAGAAAATAGGGCAGCTATTCAAAGATTATGTAAGGGTGCTGATGTTTTGGATTGTTTTACGCACACAGGTTCCTTTGCACTTAATGCTGGTATAGCAGGAGCTAAAAGTGTTCTTGGTGTAGATATATCTGAATATGCCGTAGAATTTTCAAGAAAGAATGCAGAGCTTAATGGGCTATCAGAAACTGTTAAATTTGAATGCCACAATGCCTTTGATATATTAAGAGAATGGTCAAGAGAAGAAAAAAGACAATATGATGTAGTAATACTAGACCCACCAGCATTCACAAAATCTCGTTCTACTATAGATGGTGCAACAAGGGGTTACAAAGAAATTAACCTACGTGGTATGAAATTGGTTAAACCAGGCGGATATCTTGTAACTTGCTCTTGCTCTCACTTTATGAAACCTGAAATGTTTGCAGATACTATTGCTGATGCAGCTATAGACGCTAAAAGGACACTTAGACAAGTAGAATTCAGAACTCAAGCAGCAGATCATCCAATACTATGGAATTCTGATGAGTCTTACTACTTAAAGTTCTACATATTCCAAGTGGTATAA
- a CDS encoding ABC-F family ATP-binding cassette domain-containing protein, whose translation MSILVVKNMSHGFGDRVIFEDVSFRLLKGEHIALIGANGEGKSTFMNIITGKLMPDEGDVEWSNNVRVGYMDQHTVLEKGKSIRDVLRDAFKYLFDLEEEMLSVTEKMAEASPEELERLLDRMGTIQDQLDNNGFYGIDSKIDEVAAGVGLKDVGLDNDVAELSGGQRTKVLLAKLLLEAPDVLLLDEPTNFLDEQHVEWLKRYLQNYDKAFILISHDIEFLDGAVNIIYHVENKKLTRYIGSYDEFLRVHEAKKLQMESDYERQQKEITRLEVFVAKNKARASTSGMAKSRQKKLDKIDRMEIVQDKPKPQFNFKTARASGKIIFKTKELVTGYDTPLSKPLDLYMERGQKIALTGANGVGKTTLLKSLMGDIKALSGHTNLGDYQYIGYYEQEIKGVNRNNCIEEFWQEFPSFTQGQVRSALAKCGLTTKHIESKVTVLSGGEQAKVRLAKLLNRETNILILDEPTNHLDVDAKDELKRALKEYNGSILLVCHEPEFYQDVVTDVWDCEEWTTKII comes from the coding sequence ATGAGTATATTAGTAGTTAAAAATATGAGCCATGGTTTTGGCGACAGAGTAATATTTGAGGATGTGTCCTTTAGATTGCTTAAAGGAGAACACATAGCGCTTATAGGAGCAAATGGAGAAGGAAAATCAACGTTTATGAACATTATTACCGGAAAGCTTATGCCAGATGAAGGCGATGTTGAATGGTCAAACAACGTCAGAGTGGGATACATGGATCAACATACTGTTTTGGAAAAAGGTAAGAGCATTAGGGATGTTTTAAGGGATGCCTTTAAATATCTTTTTGACTTAGAAGAGGAAATGCTTAGCGTAACAGAAAAGATGGCAGAGGCATCACCTGAAGAATTAGAAAGATTATTGGATAGAATGGGTACAATTCAAGATCAACTTGATAATAATGGATTTTATGGCATTGATTCTAAGATAGATGAGGTAGCAGCTGGAGTTGGCCTTAAGGATGTTGGGCTTGATAATGATGTTGCAGAGTTAAGTGGAGGGCAAAGGACAAAAGTACTCCTTGCAAAACTTCTACTAGAAGCACCAGATGTTCTACTTCTTGATGAACCTACTAACTTTTTAGATGAGCAACACGTAGAGTGGCTCAAGAGGTATCTTCAAAATTATGATAAGGCGTTTATATTAATATCACATGATATTGAATTTTTAGATGGTGCAGTCAATATAATATACCATGTAGAGAATAAAAAATTAACCAGATATATAGGGTCATATGATGAATTTTTGAGAGTTCATGAGGCTAAAAAACTACAGATGGAATCTGATTATGAAAGGCAACAAAAGGAAATTACTAGACTTGAGGTCTTCGTTGCTAAAAATAAAGCAAGAGCTTCTACTAGTGGAATGGCAAAATCAAGACAAAAGAAATTAGATAAAATTGATAGAATGGAAATTGTACAAGATAAACCAAAACCACAGTTTAACTTTAAAACTGCAAGAGCTTCAGGAAAAATAATATTTAAAACTAAGGAATTAGTTACTGGTTACGATACCCCGTTATCTAAGCCATTAGATTTGTATATGGAAAGAGGACAAAAGATTGCGCTTACTGGTGCTAATGGTGTTGGGAAAACAACATTGTTAAAGAGTCTTATGGGTGATATCAAAGCTCTTTCGGGTCATACAAACTTAGGAGATTATCAATATATAGGATACTATGAACAAGAAATAAAGGGAGTTAATCGAAATAACTGTATTGAAGAGTTTTGGCAAGAATTTCCTAGCTTCACTCAGGGTCAGGTAAGATCTGCACTTGCTAAGTGTGGACTTACTACAAAACATATAGAAAGTAAAGTCACTGTGCTTAGTGGTGGAGAGCAAGCAAAGGTAAGACTTGCTAAACTTCTAAACAGAGAAACTAATATATTGATCTTAGATGAGCCTACCAATCATTTAGATGTGGATGCAAAAGATGAGTTAAAAAGAGCTTTAAAGGAATATAATGGAAGCATACTTCTAGTTTGTCATGAGCCAGAATTTTATCAAGACGTAGTAACTGATGTATGGGACTGTGAAGAGTGGACAACTAAAATTATATAG
- a CDS encoding HAD family hydrolase, with amino-acid sequence MLTNIKAAIFDLDGTLIDSMWVWSKIDENYFKCRNITIPKDLKSQIEHLSFDETAAYFKNNFGILDTIDEIKKEWNDFAYNKYLNHVKLKPGVVEFLSLLKTMNIKIGLATSNSKSLLEVVLKSNGIFHYFDSITLTDEVSRGKNFPDVYLLAAEKLGVNPAQCVVFEDILPAVKGAKAAGMKVVAVYDSSSKDQKEDIIINSDMYILEYNELIAAI; translated from the coding sequence ATGTTAACTAATATTAAAGCTGCAATTTTTGATTTAGATGGAACCCTTATCGACTCTATGTGGGTTTGGAGTAAAATAGATGAAAATTATTTTAAGTGTAGAAATATTACAATACCCAAAGATTTAAAAAGCCAAATAGAACATCTTAGCTTTGATGAAACTGCAGCCTATTTTAAAAACAATTTTGGCATATTAGACACAATAGACGAAATCAAAAAGGAATGGAACGATTTTGCTTATAATAAGTACCTTAATCACGTTAAACTAAAACCCGGTGTAGTTGAATTCTTATCATTACTTAAAACAATGAATATAAAAATTGGACTAGCTACAAGTAATAGTAAATCTCTATTAGAAGTTGTTCTTAAGTCTAATGGCATATTCCACTATTTTGATTCTATAACACTCACTGATGAGGTGTCTCGAGGCAAAAACTTTCCGGATGTATATTTACTTGCTGCTGAGAAATTAGGGGTAAACCCTGCGCAGTGTGTTGTATTTGAGGATATACTGCCAGCCGTCAAAGGTGCAAAAGCCGCTGGCATGAAGGTAGTTGCTGTATATGATTCTTCATCTAAAGATCAAAAAGAAGATATTATTATAAATTCAGATATGTATATACTAGAATATAATGAATTAATTGCAGCAATTTAA
- a CDS encoding phosphatase PAP2 family protein, producing MKALFEYISNKDINILRIINNSWKCRFLDITMPSMTYLGSFPFMFIFCTATFLFHSTLLHTMAISAMISITLSTGIGKILKVTVTRLRPFIKIPNLNIKKIGIDKYSFPSGHTTGAFSLAVIIALYFPIFGFITIPLALCVGISRIYIGVHYPTDVIVGIFIGTTCSLLTYKFF from the coding sequence ATGAAAGCATTATTTGAGTATATAAGTAATAAAGATATTAACATACTTAGAATTATAAACAATTCTTGGAAGTGTAGGTTTTTAGATATTACAATGCCATCTATGACCTACTTAGGCTCCTTCCCTTTTATGTTTATATTTTGTACTGCTACTTTTTTATTTCATAGCACTTTACTTCATACTATGGCTATTAGCGCTATGATTTCAATAACACTTAGTACTGGCATTGGTAAAATACTAAAAGTAACCGTTACTAGATTAAGACCCTTTATAAAAATTCCAAACTTAAATATAAAGAAGATAGGTATTGATAAATACTCCTTCCCATCCGGCCATACAACCGGTGCATTTTCATTAGCTGTCATAATAGCCTTGTATTTCCCTATATTTGGATTTATAACTATACCCTTAGCTCTATGCGTAGGGATTTCTAGAATATACATAGGAGTTCACTACCCAACAGATGTTATTGTGGGTATTTTTATTGGAACCACTTGTTCTTTACTTACTTATAAGTTCTTTTGA
- a CDS encoding [Fe-Fe] hydrogenase large subunit C-terminal domain-containing protein, producing the protein MNKIYNELFKALIKSYNEDNFENKVHELLSKDDVNKKDLSAIISSLCGVDVDFSLNYIDDLKKAISTYETNHKVVNKIKGCTINCSDKPGKTSCQASCPFDAILIDNKTKTSYIDNDKCTECGFCVDACPSGALMDKVEFIPLLNLLKGNSTVIAAVAPAITGQFGENVNAYNLRTAFKKIGFADMVEVAFFADMLTIKEAVEFDEHVKTKEDLMLTSCCCPMWVGMVKRVYNDLVKYVSPSVSPMIASGRVLKKLNPNCKVVFIGPCIAKKGEAKEKDLLGDIDYVLTFAELKGIFETLGIDPEKLEEDVSTEYASRGGRLYARTGGVSIAVGEMIEKLFPQKHHLLNAIQGNGVKECKVLLTKAQTKEVHANFIEGMGCVGGCVGGPKALIDSTSGRNRVNKFAEDSKIKTSIDSDCMKDILSRIGINTIDDFKDKEKTKIFGREF; encoded by the coding sequence TTGAATAAAATTTATAACGAACTTTTTAAGGCTCTAATTAAATCTTATAATGAAGATAATTTTGAAAATAAGGTTCATGAGTTACTATCTAAAGATGATGTTAATAAAAAAGACTTAAGTGCCATTATTTCTTCACTTTGTGGTGTTGATGTAGATTTTTCGCTTAATTACATAGATGATTTGAAAAAGGCTATCTCGACCTATGAAACAAATCATAAAGTTGTAAATAAAATTAAAGGTTGTACTATAAATTGTTCAGATAAACCAGGGAAAACAAGTTGCCAAGCATCTTGCCCTTTTGATGCTATATTAATAGATAATAAAACCAAGACTTCCTACATTGACAATGATAAATGCACAGAATGTGGATTTTGCGTAGACGCATGTCCTAGTGGTGCTTTAATGGATAAAGTAGAATTTATTCCACTTTTAAATTTATTAAAAGGAAATTCCACAGTTATAGCAGCTGTAGCCCCTGCCATTACTGGCCAATTCGGTGAAAATGTTAACGCTTATAATCTTAGAACCGCTTTTAAAAAAATAGGTTTCGCAGATATGGTTGAAGTTGCATTTTTTGCAGATATGCTTACAATAAAAGAAGCAGTAGAATTTGATGAACATGTTAAAACTAAAGAAGATTTAATGCTTACATCCTGCTGTTGCCCTATGTGGGTAGGAATGGTAAAGAGGGTGTACAATGATTTAGTTAAGTATGTATCCCCATCTGTATCTCCTATGATTGCATCTGGTAGAGTATTAAAGAAATTGAACCCTAACTGCAAAGTAGTCTTTATAGGACCCTGCATTGCAAAAAAAGGTGAAGCTAAAGAAAAGGATCTTTTAGGTGATATAGATTATGTACTTACCTTCGCAGAACTCAAGGGTATTTTTGAGACACTTGGCATTGACCCGGAAAAACTTGAAGAAGATGTCTCTACTGAATACGCATCTCGTGGTGGTAGACTTTATGCAAGAACTGGAGGAGTATCTATAGCTGTTGGCGAAATGATAGAGAAATTATTTCCGCAAAAACACCATTTATTAAATGCTATTCAAGGAAATGGTGTAAAAGAATGTAAGGTACTACTTACAAAAGCTCAAACTAAAGAAGTTCATGCAAACTTTATTGAAGGTATGGGTTGCGTTGGTGGTTGCGTTGGTGGACCTAAAGCTTTGATTGACTCAACCTCTGGGAGAAACAGAGTAAATAAATTCGCAGAAGACTCAAAAATCAAAACATCCATAGATAGTGATTGTATGAAAGATATTCTAAGTAGAATTGGTATTAATACTATTGATGATTTTAAAGATAAAGAAAAAACCAAAATATTTGGTAGAGAATTTTAA
- the murC gene encoding UDP-N-acetylmuramate--L-alanine ligase, translating to MSFDFIKDKSKKIHFIGIGGISMSGLAEILVKNGYKVSGSDMHSSHITDKLKKQDVEIYIGHDASNIKDVDLVVYTAAIPPENPEYIKAIELNIPLMDRAEFLGQIMKGHKYNVAISGTHGKTTTTSMLAHIILKEDVDPTILVGGELDAISGNVLAGHSDYFITEACEYKASFLKFFPYIATILNIDADHLDYYRDINHIKDTFVKFINLIPKDGYLVANIEDENVKTILHNNDYKCTILTYGLNHGDLRAKDIVYNELGCANFNVYKEGLLLFHINLNVPGQHNVLNSLASIGASLILDFSKNSITSGLSAFNGTHRRFELKGTKNGVTVIDDYAHHPTEIKTTLSATKHYPHNKIYCVFQPHTYSRTLSLFEDFSNSFYDIDTLILADIYAAREKDTGVVSSDMLGDRIREKNINCINIHSFDEIVSYLKANLQNGDILITMGAGDVVNVGEMYLK from the coding sequence ATGTCTTTTGATTTTATAAAAGATAAGAGCAAAAAAATTCATTTCATAGGTATTGGCGGTATAAGCATGAGCGGCCTTGCTGAAATACTTGTAAAAAACGGATATAAGGTTTCAGGTTCTGATATGCATTCTTCACATATAACCGATAAGCTAAAAAAACAAGATGTTGAAATATATATAGGACATGATGCCTCTAATATAAAAGATGTTGATTTAGTAGTTTACACTGCTGCTATCCCTCCTGAAAATCCTGAATATATTAAAGCTATTGAATTAAATATTCCTTTAATGGATAGGGCTGAATTTCTAGGTCAAATTATGAAAGGTCATAAATATAACGTAGCGATATCTGGTACACATGGTAAAACAACTACAACTTCAATGCTTGCACATATAATTTTAAAAGAGGATGTAGATCCTACAATATTAGTTGGCGGAGAATTAGATGCTATTTCCGGCAATGTTCTAGCTGGACATAGTGACTATTTTATTACAGAAGCCTGTGAATATAAGGCTTCATTTTTAAAGTTTTTCCCATATATTGCAACAATACTTAATATAGATGCAGATCATCTAGATTACTATAGGGACATAAATCACATTAAAGACACTTTTGTAAAATTCATTAATCTCATACCCAAAGATGGCTACCTAGTTGCAAATATAGAAGATGAGAATGTTAAAACTATTCTCCATAATAATGACTATAAATGTACTATACTTACTTATGGTCTAAATCACGGAGATCTTAGAGCAAAAGATATTGTTTATAACGAATTAGGTTGCGCAAACTTTAATGTATATAAAGAAGGCTTGTTGCTATTTCACATAAATCTTAATGTACCTGGGCAACATAATGTTCTAAATTCACTTGCAAGTATAGGAGCTTCACTAATTCTTGATTTTTCTAAAAACTCTATCACTTCCGGTCTTTCAGCATTTAATGGTACCCATAGAAGATTTGAGTTAAAGGGAACTAAGAACGGAGTAACTGTTATTGATGATTATGCTCATCATCCTACAGAAATAAAAACAACTCTAAGTGCTACTAAGCATTACCCCCACAATAAAATTTATTGTGTTTTTCAGCCCCATACTTATTCAAGAACCTTAAGCTTATTTGAGGATTTTTCAAATTCTTTTTACGATATAGATACTCTAATACTCGCAGATATTTATGCTGCTAGGGAGAAAGATACTGGTGTTGTAAGTTCAGATATGCTTGGCGATAGAATAAGAGAAAAAAACATAAATTGCATAAATATTCATAGCTTTGATGAAATTGTAAGTTATCTTAAAGCCAATTTACAAAATGGCGATATTCTTATAACTATGGGCGCAGGAGACGTTGTTAACGTAGGCGAAATGTACCTAAAATAA
- the purR gene encoding pur operon repressor, producing MNKYSRNQRVTGITKVLTENPNKTINLKTFTELFNAAKSTISEDIVIVRETLNELSMGRIETVAGAAGGVKYICGVSKQESRIFADEICKILIQKDRVIPGNFIYMTDIMYNPEIVHKAGVILASAFSELDIDYVVTVETKGIPLAYEVAKMLGVQLVIVRHDPKVTEGSTVSINYASGSSNRIQTMSLSRKSIKKGSKCVFIDDFMKAGGTAIGIINLLKEFESELLGIGVLVDNIESGHKLVEEYISIIQFTGINNEGIAELTPSEIFEKV from the coding sequence ATGAATAAATATAGTAGAAATCAAAGAGTTACAGGTATAACAAAGGTACTAACAGAAAATCCTAATAAAACAATAAATCTAAAAACTTTTACAGAATTATTTAATGCAGCTAAATCTACAATTAGTGAAGATATTGTTATTGTCAGGGAAACACTTAATGAATTATCCATGGGAAGAATTGAAACAGTAGCCGGCGCAGCTGGTGGAGTAAAATACATTTGTGGAGTCTCAAAGCAAGAAAGTAGGATATTCGCAGATGAGATATGCAAAATTTTAATACAAAAAGATAGAGTAATACCAGGAAATTTTATATATATGACTGATATTATGTATAATCCAGAAATAGTGCACAAAGCAGGAGTGATACTTGCCTCTGCTTTTAGTGAGTTAGATATAGACTATGTAGTTACGGTGGAGACCAAAGGGATACCACTGGCATATGAGGTGGCAAAGATGTTAGGCGTCCAACTAGTTATTGTACGGCATGATCCTAAGGTTACTGAAGGAAGTACTGTTAGCATAAATTATGCTTCTGGTTCTAGTAATAGGATTCAAACGATGTCATTATCTAGAAAATCTATAAAAAAAGGGAGCAAATGTGTTTTCATAGATGATTTTATGAAGGCTGGAGGGACTGCAATAGGCATAATTAATTTACTTAAAGAGTTTGAAAGTGAGCTTTTAGGTATTGGTGTTCTTGTCGATAATATTGAAAGTGGACATAAATTAGTAGAAGAGTACATATCAATTATTCAGTTCACAGGAATAAATAATGAAGGTATCGCGGAGTTAACTCCATCAGAAATATTCGAAAAAGTGTAA
- the spoVG gene encoding septation regulator SpoVG, translating into MEITDVRIRKIATEGKMKAIVSITFDNEFVVHDIKVIEGQSGLFIAMPSRKTPDGEFKDIAHPINTQTREKIQTAILDEYEKVRNEEPVARVVEKVVEKTEEVLEV; encoded by the coding sequence ATGGAAATCACAGATGTTAGAATTAGAAAAATAGCTACAGAAGGTAAAATGAAAGCGATTGTATCAATAACTTTTGACAATGAATTCGTTGTTCATGATATTAAAGTTATAGAGGGTCAAAGTGGTCTTTTTATTGCTATGCCAAGTAGAAAAACACCAGATGGAGAATTTAAGGACATAGCTCATCCAATAAATACTCAAACAAGAGAGAAAATTCAAACAGCTATTTTAGATGAATATGAAAAAGTTAGAAATGAAGAACCAGTAGCAAGAGTAGTAGAAAAAGTAGTAGAAAAAACAGAAGAAGTTTTAGAAGTATAA
- the glmU gene encoding bifunctional UDP-N-acetylglucosamine diphosphorylase/glucosamine-1-phosphate N-acetyltransferase GlmU, producing the protein MYKCAIILAAGEGKRMNSNTPKVMHKVCGKEMINHVIDTMRSADIDRVDVVIGRGAAEVKKGTEDRKINYSVQEDQLGTGHAVMCAKEFLSGNDGIVAIFVGDGPLISEHTVRELLDYHEKGNYKATILTSRMNDPAKYGRIIRDENGEVKKIVEFKDATTEEKLVEEINSGMYCFNIKELLISLDKLDNNNAQKEYYLTDVIGILKDQGLKVGAFDVLADEITAVNSKVELANAEAIMRKRINEKHMENGVTIMDPSNTYIDCDVMIGKDTIIYPGNVLQGTTIIKEECVLYPNNRITDSILGNGIVIQSSVVIESQIGEKTTVGPFAYIRPESNIGKHARIGDFVEIKKSTIGDNTKVSHLTYIGDAEVGSGCNFGCGTVVVNYDGKAKYKTTIGNNVFIGCNTNLVAPVTVNDNAYTAAGSTITSGVPKNTLAIARARQKNIENWVVKKGLNK; encoded by the coding sequence TTGTATAAATGCGCTATAATATTAGCTGCAGGTGAAGGAAAAAGAATGAACTCAAATACTCCTAAGGTTATGCATAAAGTTTGTGGTAAAGAAATGATAAATCATGTTATTGATACCATGAGAAGTGCAGATATTGATAGGGTAGATGTGGTAATTGGAAGAGGAGCCGCAGAGGTTAAAAAAGGAACAGAAGATAGAAAAATCAATTATTCTGTTCAAGAAGATCAGTTAGGAACAGGTCATGCAGTTATGTGTGCCAAAGAATTTCTAAGTGGTAATGATGGTATCGTCGCAATATTTGTTGGAGATGGGCCATTAATTAGTGAGCATACTGTTAGAGAGCTCTTAGATTATCATGAAAAAGGTAATTATAAAGCTACTATATTAACTTCAAGAATGAATGACCCTGCAAAATATGGTAGGATTATTCGCGATGAAAATGGAGAGGTTAAGAAAATAGTTGAGTTTAAGGATGCTACCACCGAAGAAAAATTAGTTGAAGAAATAAATTCGGGAATGTATTGCTTTAACATAAAAGAACTACTTATTAGTTTAGATAAATTAGATAATAATAATGCTCAAAAGGAATACTATTTAACGGATGTTATTGGTATATTAAAGGATCAAGGGCTTAAAGTTGGAGCATTTGATGTTTTAGCTGACGAAATTACTGCTGTTAATTCTAAGGTAGAGCTTGCAAATGCTGAAGCGATTATGAGAAAAAGAATAAATGAAAAGCATATGGAAAATGGAGTAACAATAATGGATCCAAGCAATACATATATAGACTGCGATGTTATGATAGGGAAAGATACTATTATATATCCAGGTAATGTACTACAAGGCACAACTATCATTAAAGAAGAATGTGTTCTTTATCCTAATAATAGAATTACTGATAGCATTTTAGGAAATGGAATTGTAATTCAAAGCTCTGTAGTAATTGAAAGCCAAATAGGGGAGAAAACTACCGTAGGACCTTTCGCATATATAAGGCCAGAAAGCAATATAGGTAAACATGCTAGAATAGGAGATTTTGTTGAAATAAAAAAATCAACTATTGGGGATAATACAAAAGTATCTCATCTTACATATATTGGTGATGCCGAAGTTGGAAGTGGATGTAATTTTGGTTGCGGAACTGTGGTTGTAAATTATGACGGTAAAGCAAAATATAAAACTACCATAGGAAATAATGTTTTTATAGGCTGTAATACTAATCTAGTAGCACCTGTAACAGTTAATGATAATGCATATACTGCTGCCGGGTCTACAATTACAAGTGGGGTGCCTAAAAATACTTTGGCAATAGCTAGAGCAAGGCAAAAGAATATTGAAAATTGGGTAGTAAAAAAAGGACTTAATAAATAA
- a CDS encoding ribose-phosphate diphosphokinase, giving the protein MISHGKNIKIFTGNSNPKLASDIADILGLPLGDSNVGTFSDGEISVNIHETVRGADVFVVQSTNAPVNDNLMELLIMIDAFKRASAGRITAVIPYYGYARQDRKAKARDPITAKLVADIITTAGADRVLTMDLHAAQIQGYFNIPVDNMTGTPILAKYYIENGFKDRDDVVVVAPDLGSVARSRKFADKLHAPIAIIDKRRPKANVAEIMNVIGDIKNKTVIMMDDMIDTAGTITNGANALVKLGAKEVYACCSHGVLSGPAIQRINDSVIKELIILNTIEIPEDKQCSKFTTLSVAPILAEAIKRIYEDVSVSKLFEDTNNL; this is encoded by the coding sequence ATGATAAGCCATGGCAAAAATATTAAGATTTTCACAGGTAACTCAAATCCTAAATTAGCGTCAGATATAGCAGATATACTCGGATTACCACTCGGAGATTCGAATGTAGGAACTTTTAGTGACGGAGAAATATCTGTTAATATTCATGAAACAGTTAGAGGAGCGGATGTATTTGTTGTTCAATCAACTAATGCACCAGTAAATGATAATTTAATGGAATTACTTATTATGATTGATGCATTTAAGAGAGCTTCGGCAGGAAGAATAACAGCTGTTATTCCATATTATGGATATGCAAGACAGGATAGGAAAGCAAAAGCTAGAGATCCAATTACAGCAAAACTTGTGGCAGATATTATAACAACTGCAGGAGCGGATAGAGTGCTTACCATGGATTTACATGCAGCTCAAATACAAGGATATTTCAATATCCCTGTTGATAATATGACAGGAACACCAATACTTGCAAAATACTATATCGAAAATGGTTTTAAGGATAGGGATGATGTAGTTGTAGTTGCACCAGATCTTGGAAGCGTTGCTAGATCAAGAAAATTTGCAGATAAATTGCATGCACCAATAGCAATAATTGATAAGAGAAGACCAAAAGCTAATGTTGCAGAGATTATGAATGTTATAGGCGATATTAAAAATAAGACGGTTATCATGATGGATGATATGATAGACACTGCAGGTACGATAACTAATGGAGCTAATGCTTTAGTTAAACTAGGAGCAAAAGAGGTTTATGCTTGTTGTAGTCATGGAGTGTTATCAGGTCCTGCTATTCAAAGAATAAACGATTCTGTAATAAAAGAATTAATAATATTAAATACAATTGAGATACCAGAAGATAAGCAGTGCTCAAAATTCACTACATTATCAGTGGCACCAATTTTGGCTGAAGCTATAAAGAGAATATATGAAGATGTTTCTGTAAGCAAGCTATTTGAAGATACTAATAACTTATAA